The following nucleotide sequence is from Zea mays cultivar B73 chromosome 1, Zm-B73-REFERENCE-NAM-5.0, whole genome shotgun sequence.
CCTCAATGTATAAAAAATGTTCAGCTGCCTTCCTGTTTCGGTGCCTTTGGTTGTCCGTTCTGGAAACTCGTTCGCTGTACAAGTGAAGTacattgcttttcttttctcagaatCTATGGCATTGTGGTGATCACTGAACTCACTCGATTGTGATTACAGATAAACTACTTGGCCACAGCATACCAGCACGGTGGCAGATCCGCACCATCTGACTTGGTCACTTGGAGTGCCTGATGCTTGCATGGGCCAGCGAGTCAGATCTAAAACTCATTTAGATCAACTATTCTGGATTTCAGAAGTAGAATAAAAACAATCTAGACAACTGATTTGGACGCGCTTCAAAGTTTCGCAAACATCCTGAGGTCTGTCCTCTATGTGATCAGGAGCCGGAGAATATCCAACATCTCCTTTGCAGTTGCATCTTTGCTAGACAATTTTGGCATTGCATTCTTGCACCGTTGGGGCTTGCtgatctttctcctgtttctattgAGATATCTTTTGCTGAGTGGTGGAGGAAGGTGTGTAAGCAAGTGCACAAATCCAAAAGAAGAGGCATTAACAGCGTCATCATCTTGGGGGCTTGGTGTCTATGGATTCATCGTAATAAGGCAGTTTTTGAGGGTGTCAGTCCTTCCATAAGCAGAATTAAAAAAGTTTTCTTGGAAGAGTTAGAATGTTGGGGTCTAGCCGGTGCCAAGCATCTTGAGGGCTTAGGCCTAGGTGCTGCCATTATTAGGTCCAGGAATTTTCTGGGTGAGTAGTGCAGGTGTGTGTGGGGAGCCTGTTGTGGGCTTTGTACTTTGGTCCATTTTGGACCTTTTTCttctcttaatataatgatgcgcagctctcctgcgcgttcAAGAAAAAAAAGTTTCGCAAACATCAGCAAAAGCTAACCGATAGCCTTTAGTCGAGCGGACAGTACGCGCTTTCTGGAGCCTGGCACTCTGATATCTTGCCTATACTAGTACATTCGAGTTCGAAACCGTTCATGTACTTCGAATCATCAAAAGGCGTCAAATTTTGGCTTTACGGCATACAGTTAACCAAAGGCGACGCATCAAACCAGGGGTTTGGTTCATCGAAACTGACAGAACAGAAAAGACTTTCTACTGTATGTCTCGATCGAAATCATCAGTAAAAAAAATACTGTGCGTACAAGGTCAGAGATCGAGCTTATACGTCATGATAGATTGAGCAAAAGGATCATATACATCACAGCTGGGCTTCACATTATTTTTGGTTCACACGACAACACTGATAGGAGAAATTAAACAATGGATCACTCAAAAACAAAATGAACTGTAGAGCCAGACCGACACAGACGATGAAGCCATTCATGATGGTGCACTCGCAGCTCCCCCCAAGACAAGCAATCACTCGAACGCACCAGGATGTTCCTTCTGCATCTTAGCGACCTGCTTCCACGTCTCGCGCTTCGAGAGCTTCTCGTACCACTTGGCCACGTTCTTCTTGTTAGTGAAGAGCTTCCTTCCTCTCTCGGTGTTCACGATGTAGTGCGAGTTCGGGAGGTGGGAGAGGTCGGCCAGGGTGAACTCGTCGCCAGCCAGGTACTCGTTCCTCGAGAGTATCTCGTCGTAGACATCAAGGACCTGCTTCAGCTTATCCTCGTTCTCGGCGATCACGGCAGGGTCCTGACGAACGCCCAGGTGAGTGAGGTGAGGGACGAACGCCAGCTGGAAGACGAGCGCGGAGCTGGGGGGCCCGAAGTTCTGAGCCTCCGCCTGAAGCCACTGTTCTATCGACGCCCGTTCTAGAGCGCCGGATCCGTAAAGGCTCTTGTTTCCATCGTTTGGAAACTGGGTGCAGACGTACCGGCAGATGTCCCTCGAATCTGCACAGGATTATGGTTCACGTTTCAGTGCTCTACAGGAAATGAAACCAAGACCATGCATGGAGTACTCGTAATTAACTCACCAACGAGAGTTTTGTCGCCGTGCTTCAAGGTCACTTGCCCATTAGGATCCTGTAAATAGCAGACGGGGTAAGTGCAGCTTCGAACTTGTTTGAGAAATGGAactaagcacaacatggaaaaaggaaagaaaagaacTGATGCAAGTGCCATACCCGAAGCCTGATGAACTCGGGAAGCTTGTGATGCGTCTTGAATGTATCGATGCGGACAAGATCGAACTCCAGTTTCTTCTCAAACAGGCATGTCAGAACCCTGGAGACATCAGTAGACGCCGGCTGGCCAAACACCTGCAAGCCTGCTGCCATGCCTCGCTCCCTCTGGTTTCTTTGATCTCTGGCTCAGGATATGAGATGACAACGAGGGGTGATGCCAACATGTCTCGCTGCCAGGTACTTATAGGGTGTTTGTTTCGAGAAATAAGTTAATCCCTTCTCACTTCTTACTTTTTGTTTAGTTTATGGATTGGATAAGTTTCtcttagttagttagtactaacatGAAAAATATGATAGAGTCATGATACGCCACCTCATCTTTGATGGAATCATTCCTCACACCAAACAGCCCCTTAAAGAACAAGAAAGatgaaggggtgtttggtttccagCCTAAGACGCCACAGTTGCCTAAACTTATGTCGCTCGTATTGAAAACTAATCTTAGGCATAAAAGTTAGGCAAGTTGTAGCGCCTTAGTCAGGAAACCAAACAATCCCGAAATGCTTGCCTTGCTGCCTGACACCACGTAGATGGAAAAAGGGAAAGTGTAAAGACAAAGGAGGAAGGTATGGATTCTTGCTTGCGACAGTCGTATTATCTCTACCAGAAAAACAATGCATACAAAACAAAACAGTCTTGTTTATCTTCACTTCTGCACTGCAATGAAACATGCAGTATACAGAGAACAGAAGTTCGGGAGACTGTACAATGCATACAAAACAGTCTTGTTTATTTTCACTTCTGCACTGCAATGATACATACAATGTACAGAGAACAGAAGTTTGGGAGACTGTACAATGCATACAAGGTTTATGACCGTAGGTCATGAGAACTGGTTTCAGATAAAAAAAAAGGAATGTGGCATCAACTAACATCAGCAAAGAGGAGCTTGTAGCTTCTGTCAGGGTACAAGAATAAGCTTTTGGGCAACATCAGTGTCCCTGGAATGGAGTCAGATAGAATCCAAACGTTAAATGGATGCAAGTTAAGAACAAAGGCCATGTCTACATGTGTTTAGGCTTTAaatataacaaagagcatgccagCGTGTTCTTAAGCTTTAAATCGGGTATTTCAGAACTTCTAGTCCTTTTAACCAAGAGAAGAGTTACAAGCTCTGATAAGCTTGAAGTTTGATCTCTGCTCTGTAGTTGCTGGACGTTCTGAAGTCGTTTCTCATCTCACCTAGTGTGAGTTCGGAGTGATGTATAAACGTTTTCCCGTTACTGGTAATCCCAGCCGGTTTGGTTGTAAGACTCGTTTTTTGCTCTATAAATGCAGGGTTTACTTCCGTCAACAAGAACAAAGTTGATTTGTCAGGACTAAGGCCCTTAAATTTCACTTTTTCACCgtctctaaaagatttcatcccCTAAATCTCAACTCTCGCATTAGTTCCCTCTAAATCCATGCTCTATACATAATACACTATATCAGGAACGAAGTCAAAAAATAGAATGGAGTGAACTAAACCACTACAATATATAAGCTCATTTTATATTATATTGTGTATATTTTAAATTTTATAAAGGACTTCAGTTGGACTCTACAGGCTAAGGAGCGGTAGGGGACTCAAGCCCCATCTACCCAACGCTGCCTCCATCATTGCACcatatttctaatgtattttaaATAGATTGTTTTACATATGTATTTTTCATATAGTTTAAAAAGGTATGCATATATATTATTTTGTGTTTAATTTGTAATTTAGAGTATAAAAAATTTAGAGGAAAAAAGAGAGAACACCCTAGATTAGGGTCAGAATAACACATGCCCCTAAGTTTAGGGTACTCTTTAGAGGCACCAGCTGCGACTTTAGAGTGTCCGAGTTTTAGGAGTTTTATGGGACACCGCTGTTAATAGTTTAATGCCAGTAAAAAATATGAAATGACATCCGGAGCTGTTTTCTTTCTTGGGCGTAATACTACATATAATGATATCAGGTGGGGATAGTGAATGAAGTGGAAAACACCATTTTCTTCGTTTTCATCCTGTAGATGTAGCAGTAAATTCTTTTAAAAATATCTAATGCACCGCTCCAGAGCCATTGCCCAATAACCAACTATACAGTCCTTTGTTCATGAAGTTGCTCCAGTCATCATAATTTTACGGTTTTATCTCACCAGTGCAACGTAAACAAGTAACTAAAATAACCCACTCCATATTTAGGGTAATCAATAGATATAGAATATGTTGATCAAGTAGTTGCACTTTCGAGAGATGAGGTAGATTACATTCATAAGCATTCTGAACCAAGCTTTTGATCGGTGCATTTGCAACGGAATCAGGCTACTTATCTGGATGGCAAACCATATGAAGAATTGTAGGTACTTATATAAACTAAAGGACCAGAAGAACAGATCCAAACCATACATAGATCAAGAATTAAGACCGATAAATAAGAGAACAGGAAACGGTACAGACAAGGACTTGATGACAAAACAAGGAGAATGCAACTAATTGCCATCAGAAGCTGCTCAAAGAAACCCAAAAAAAAGCTCTAAGAGGGCCTCGGCGTGCTCTGCATCTCAGTGACCTTTTTCCATGCAGGTCGGGACGAGACATCATCCCACCATCTAGCAAGATTCTTTCTCTCGGTGATCAAGCCAGCCTTGCTGGTTCTGTTCACAAGGAAATCTGCATTGGGCAAGTGCACAAGGTCGGCCAGGGAGAAATCATCACCAGCAAAATACTGGCTCTCCCCCAGCCGTTGGTCATACACATCAAGCACCTTCGCAAGCTTCGCTTCATTCTGCTCAACCACAGCCAGGTCAGTGGTCCGGCCCATCATCGGTGCAAATGCGAGCTGGAAGATAATAGCCAAGCTCGGTGGGTTAAAGCTCTGGCCTTCAGACTCTATCCACTGTTCAATGGCAGCGCGGCCAACCGCGCCGTCTTCTTTCTTGCCGAAGAGGGCCTGATTACCAGAGTCCGCATACTGGTCGCATATGTAACGGCAAATAGCCCTTGACTCTGTCAAAGATGAACACCATACACACAGTAAAGAGATTGGCCGTCTAAGATAGTAAGAtctcttaggttttcttttaccgGCTAGGCATGCATATGCACTGGTAACTCCTAGAATATATCCTAATGCTTCAGCAATTTGCCCTTTTGCAAAAGTATGCATTTCTGCTTGAACACGTAACTGCAGATCTGTATTCTTATTGCATCTTTGCTGACGAAAGAAGCTTAGAAGTGAAAAAAAAAGTGAGATTTGCATGTGCTCTTGCAATACTAATGCTTAAAACCCAAAAGATATTACTTGATATGTAACAATAGTAGTAGAAGAACTGAGAGGTGGAGGTACCAAAGACGGTTGTGAGGTGGTCCTTGAAGGCAGGGACCTGTCCGAAGGGCTGGAGCTTGAGGAAGGACGGCGACTTGTGCTCGCCCTTGGACATGTCCACCGGCTCGATCTGGAACGGCACGTCCTTCTCCAGGAGGCAGGCCGCCACGCGGGCCACAGCTGGTGAGAGCATCGGTCCGTACACCGTCACAGGCGCCGCCATCGCCTCGCCGCCGCTGGGGACCTTAGCTGAGGTTGATGGGATGGATAGGGCGGAATCCTGGCACTAGCAGAGCAGGATAGAAGAGAGCACGCGACCCCACACCACACTGGCTCGAGGCTTTTGTTTGGTTCACTGTAGAGTGTAGATTGCTGAAAATCCAATTGCTTTCTCTGAGCCAGTAATTATGAAAAAACTAAAATTTGTTTGATTAAAACATACCTGCAAAAATCTATAAAATTTAAGG
It contains:
- the LOC100282447 gene encoding Glutathione S-transferase F8, chloroplastic; translated protein: MAAGLQVFGQPASTDVSRVLTCLFEKKLEFDLVRIDTFKTHHKLPEFIRLRDPNGQVTLKHGDKTLVDSRDICRYVCTQFPNDGNKSLYGSGALERASIEQWLQAEAQNFGPPSSALVFQLAFVPHLTHLGVRQDPAVIAENEDKLKQVLDVYDEILSRNEYLAGDEFTLADLSHLPNSHYIVNTERGRKLFTNKKNVAKWYEKLSKRETWKQVAKMQKEHPGAFE
- the LOC541828 gene encoding glutathione transferase10, which gives rise to MAAPVTVYGPMLSPAVARVAACLLEKDVPFQIEPVDMSKGEHKSPSFLKLQPFGQVPAFKDHLTTVFESRAICRYICDQYADSGNQALFGKKEDGAVGRAAIEQWIESEGQSFNPPSLAIIFQLAFAPMMGRTTDLAVVEQNEAKLAKVLDVYDQRLGESQYFAGDDFSLADLVHLPNADFLVNRTSKAGLITERKNLARWWDDVSSRPAWKKVTEMQSTPRPS